The following proteins are co-located in the Burkholderia sp. HI2500 genome:
- the ftsY gene encoding signal recognition particle-docking protein FtsY, whose protein sequence is MFSFFKRFKKTQEPDPAESQSADAQQTDEPSEAPAVEAPPAADVPQVPAQPAAPAVVMTVTPTNDGRDEVVETVEIVPPPLQDATAKKSWLARLKTGLAKTGSSITGVFVNTKIDEDLYEELETALLMSDAGVDATEYLLGALREKVRTGRLTDPQQVKSALHDLLVELLTPLEKSLMLGRAQPLVMMITGVNGAGKTTSIGKLAKHLQSFDQSVLLAAGDTFRAAAREQLAVWGERNNVTVVQQESGDPAAVIFDAVSAARARKIDVMMADTAGRLPTQLHLMEELKKVKRVISKAHDGAPHEVLLVIDANTGQNALTQVKAFDDALGLTGLIVTKLDGTAKGGILAAIARQRPVPVYFIGVGEKVEDLQPFSAVEFADALLG, encoded by the coding sequence ATGTTCAGCTTCTTCAAACGATTCAAGAAAACGCAGGAGCCCGATCCGGCGGAATCGCAATCGGCCGACGCGCAGCAAACGGACGAGCCGTCCGAAGCGCCTGCGGTCGAGGCCCCGCCTGCGGCCGACGTGCCGCAAGTGCCCGCGCAACCGGCCGCGCCGGCCGTCGTGATGACGGTCACGCCGACCAACGACGGCCGCGACGAAGTCGTCGAGACGGTCGAAATCGTCCCGCCGCCGCTGCAGGACGCCACCGCGAAGAAATCGTGGCTCGCGCGCCTGAAAACGGGGCTCGCCAAGACGGGCTCGAGCATCACCGGCGTGTTCGTCAACACGAAGATCGACGAGGATCTGTACGAGGAGCTCGAGACCGCGCTGCTGATGTCCGACGCGGGCGTCGACGCGACCGAGTACCTGCTCGGCGCGCTGCGCGAAAAGGTGCGCACCGGCCGCCTGACCGACCCGCAGCAGGTGAAATCCGCACTGCACGACCTGCTCGTCGAGCTGCTGACGCCGCTCGAGAAATCGCTGATGCTCGGCCGCGCGCAGCCGCTCGTGATGATGATCACCGGCGTGAACGGTGCGGGCAAGACGACCAGCATCGGCAAGCTCGCGAAGCACCTGCAGAGCTTCGACCAGTCGGTGCTGCTGGCCGCGGGCGACACGTTCCGCGCGGCCGCGCGCGAACAACTGGCGGTCTGGGGCGAGCGCAACAACGTGACGGTCGTGCAGCAGGAAAGCGGCGATCCGGCCGCGGTGATCTTCGACGCGGTCAGCGCCGCGCGCGCGCGCAAGATCGACGTGATGATGGCCGACACGGCCGGCCGCCTGCCGACGCAGCTCCACCTGATGGAAGAGCTGAAGAAGGTGAAGCGCGTGATCTCGAAGGCGCACGACGGCGCGCCGCACGAAGTGCTGCTGGTGATCGATGCGAACACCGGCCAGAACGCGCTCACGCAGGTCAAGGCATTCGACGACGCGCTCGGCCTCACCGGCCTCATCGTCACGAAGCTCGACGGCACCGCGAAGGGCGGGATTCTCGCCGCGATCGCGCGGCAGCGCCCGGTGCCGGTCTACTTCATCGGCGTCGGCGAGAAGGTCGAGGATCTGCAGCCGTTCAGCGCGGTCGAATTCGCGGACGCGCTGCTCGGCTGA
- the maiA gene encoding maleylacetoacetate isomerase, producing MKLYSYFRSSASYRVRIALNLKQLPFDYVPVHMLRDGGEQLKDAYRALNPDAVVPTLIDGDATLQQSLAIIEYLEETHPEPALLPKQPVDRAYVRAVALQIACEIHPLNNLRVLKYLKHTLKVPEEAKNAWYRHWIEAGFETLETRLASDPRTGKLCFGDTPTLADICLVPQVFNANRFSIDTTRYPTIQRIVDHASTLDAFKAAEPGAQPDAE from the coding sequence ATGAAGCTTTACAGCTATTTCCGCAGTTCCGCGTCGTACCGCGTGCGGATCGCCCTGAACCTGAAGCAGCTGCCGTTCGACTATGTCCCCGTGCACATGCTGCGCGACGGCGGCGAGCAACTGAAGGACGCGTACCGCGCGCTGAATCCGGATGCGGTCGTGCCGACGCTGATCGACGGCGACGCGACGCTGCAGCAGTCGCTCGCGATCATCGAATATCTCGAGGAAACCCATCCGGAGCCGGCGCTGCTGCCGAAGCAGCCGGTCGATCGCGCGTATGTGCGTGCGGTCGCGCTGCAGATCGCGTGCGAAATCCATCCGCTCAACAACCTGCGCGTGCTGAAGTACCTGAAGCACACGCTGAAGGTGCCCGAGGAGGCGAAGAACGCGTGGTACCGGCACTGGATCGAGGCGGGCTTCGAGACGCTCGAGACGCGTCTCGCGAGCGATCCGCGCACCGGCAAGCTGTGCTTCGGCGATACGCCGACGCTCGCCGACATATGCCTCGTGCCGCAGGTGTTCAACGCGAACCGCTTCTCGATCGACACGACGCGCTATCCGACGATCCAGCGGATCGTCGACCATGCGTCGACGCTCGATGCGTTCAAGGCCGCCGAGCCCGGCGCACAGCCCGACGCCGAATGA
- the ybiB gene encoding DNA-binding protein YbiB has translation MTASHDPAAVPFPCARFIKEIGRGPHGARALSAEDTFELYRAMLDARVSDVELGAILIAYRLKGESADELAAMLAAAQASFEPVHVQDAAFRPVSIPSYNGARKQPNLVPLLALLLAREGVPVLVHGVEQDPGRVTSAEIFSALSLAPSASHDAIEDMLAERRVAFASIEVLAPRIAHLLSMRRVLGVRNSTHTLVKILQPFAPAGLRLVNYTHPPYRDSLAQLFRDHPDAALGGALLARGTEGEAVADTRRQVQVDWLHDGVCDTLIDAERSSTDAPAVALPESRDAATTAAWTDAVLRGEVPVPDTVARQVATIVQIARIAR, from the coding sequence ATGACCGCTTCCCACGATCCCGCCGCCGTTCCGTTCCCGTGCGCCCGCTTCATCAAGGAAATCGGCCGCGGCCCGCACGGCGCACGCGCGCTGTCCGCCGAGGACACGTTCGAGCTCTATCGCGCGATGCTCGACGCACGCGTGTCGGACGTCGAACTCGGCGCGATCCTGATCGCCTATCGGCTGAAAGGCGAATCCGCCGACGAGCTGGCCGCGATGCTCGCCGCCGCGCAGGCGTCGTTCGAGCCGGTGCACGTGCAGGATGCCGCATTCCGCCCCGTGTCGATCCCGAGCTACAACGGCGCGCGCAAGCAGCCGAACCTCGTGCCGCTGCTCGCGCTGCTGCTCGCGCGCGAAGGCGTGCCGGTGCTCGTGCATGGCGTCGAGCAGGATCCGGGCCGCGTGACGAGCGCCGAGATCTTCTCGGCGTTGTCGCTCGCACCGTCGGCTTCGCACGATGCCATCGAGGACATGCTCGCCGAGCGCCGCGTCGCCTTCGCGTCGATCGAGGTGCTGGCGCCGCGCATCGCACACCTGCTGTCGATGCGCCGCGTGCTCGGCGTGCGCAACTCGACGCATACGCTCGTGAAGATCCTGCAGCCGTTCGCGCCGGCCGGCCTGCGGCTCGTCAACTACACGCACCCGCCGTACCGCGACAGCCTGGCGCAATTGTTCCGCGACCATCCGGATGCCGCGCTCGGCGGCGCGCTGCTGGCACGCGGCACCGAGGGCGAAGCCGTTGCCGACACGCGGCGCCAGGTGCAGGTCGACTGGCTGCACGACGGCGTGTGCGACACACTGATCGACGCAGAACGCTCGTCGACCGATGCGCCCGCTGTCGCCCTGCCCGAATCGCGCGACGCGGCCACGACGGCCGCATGGACCGACGCCGTATTGCGCGGCGAAGTGCCGGTGCCCGACACGGTCGCCCGGCAGGTCGCGACGATCGTGCAGATCGCCCGCATCGCACGCTGA
- the leuA gene encoding 2-isopropylmalate synthase — protein MQRNPQDKYRPFEPVRLNGRKWPSRTIERAPVWMSTDLRDGNQSLIEPMSIEQKLEFFEMLVAIGFKEIEVGFPSASQTDFDFVRKLIDDRRIPDDVTIEVLVQAREDLIARTFDALEGVPRAIVHLYNAVCPSFRRIVFGMSKADVKALAIDGTRIIKEHAAARPDTQWTFQYSPETFSMTELTFAREICDAVAQTWRPTRDHKMIINLPATVEAASPNVFADQIEWMDRNLAYRDSIVLSVHPHNDRGTAVAAAELALLAGADRIEGCLFGNGERTGNVDLVTLALNLYTQGIDPGLDFSDIDAVRRVVERCNQIPVHPRHPYAGDLVFTAFSGSHQDAIRKGFAQQRPDAAWEVPYLPIDPADLGRSYDAVIRVNSQSGKGGATFLLERGMGFTPTRRVQIEFSHAVQTLADASGEEVTGDAICALFAREFFDTDGPAERHGNGVRWQNREIAAAPAADATPDAAVRRLAAAFAAAAGAAIDVASCEHARTTDGRIAVSVGCRVGDAPLRHGVGLHADAASAALDAVVSAINRSAWHCADRRAAA, from the coding sequence ATGCAGCGCAATCCGCAAGACAAGTACCGTCCGTTCGAGCCCGTCCGCCTCAATGGCCGCAAATGGCCGTCGCGCACCATCGAGCGCGCGCCCGTCTGGATGAGCACCGACCTGCGCGACGGCAACCAGTCGCTGATCGAGCCGATGAGCATCGAGCAGAAGCTCGAGTTCTTCGAGATGCTGGTCGCGATCGGGTTCAAGGAGATCGAAGTCGGTTTTCCGTCGGCGTCGCAAACCGACTTCGATTTCGTCCGCAAGCTGATCGACGACAGGCGGATTCCCGACGACGTGACGATCGAAGTGCTCGTGCAGGCGCGCGAGGACCTGATCGCCCGCACGTTCGATGCGCTCGAAGGCGTGCCGCGCGCGATCGTGCACCTGTACAACGCGGTGTGCCCGTCGTTCCGCCGCATCGTGTTCGGGATGTCGAAGGCCGACGTGAAGGCGCTCGCGATCGACGGCACGCGCATCATCAAGGAACACGCCGCCGCGCGCCCCGACACGCAGTGGACCTTCCAGTACTCGCCGGAAACCTTCAGCATGACCGAGCTGACGTTCGCGCGCGAGATCTGCGACGCGGTCGCGCAGACCTGGCGGCCGACCCGCGATCACAAGATGATCATCAACCTGCCGGCCACCGTCGAAGCCGCGAGCCCGAACGTGTTCGCCGACCAGATCGAGTGGATGGACCGCAACCTCGCGTACCGCGACAGCATCGTGTTGTCCGTGCATCCGCACAACGATCGCGGCACCGCGGTCGCGGCGGCCGAACTCGCGCTGCTCGCGGGCGCCGACCGCATCGAGGGCTGCCTGTTCGGCAATGGCGAACGCACCGGCAACGTCGATCTCGTCACGCTCGCGCTGAATCTCTACACGCAGGGCATCGATCCGGGCCTCGATTTCTCCGACATCGACGCGGTGCGCCGCGTCGTCGAACGCTGCAACCAGATTCCCGTGCATCCGCGCCACCCGTACGCGGGCGACCTCGTGTTCACCGCGTTCTCGGGCTCGCACCAGGACGCGATCCGCAAGGGCTTCGCGCAGCAGCGCCCCGACGCGGCCTGGGAAGTGCCGTACCTGCCGATCGACCCGGCCGACCTCGGCCGCAGCTATGACGCGGTGATCCGCGTGAACAGCCAGTCCGGCAAGGGCGGCGCGACGTTCCTGCTCGAACGCGGGATGGGCTTCACGCCGACGCGCCGCGTGCAGATCGAATTCAGCCATGCGGTGCAGACGCTCGCCGACGCGTCCGGCGAGGAAGTGACCGGCGACGCGATCTGCGCGTTGTTCGCGCGCGAATTCTTCGATACCGACGGACCGGCCGAGCGACACGGCAACGGCGTGCGCTGGCAGAACCGCGAGATCGCGGCAGCGCCTGCGGCAGATGCAACGCCCGACGCGGCCGTGCGTCGTTTGGCCGCGGCATTCGCGGCGGCCGCCGGCGCGGCGATCGACGTCGCGTCGTGCGAACACGCCCGCACGACGGATGGACGGATCGCGGTATCGGTCGGCTGCCGGGTCGGCGATGCCCCGCTGCGGCACGGCGTCGGCCTGCACGCCGATGCGGCGAGCGCCGCGCTCGACGCGGTCGTCAGCGCGATCAACCGCTCGGCCTGGCACTGCGCGGATCGCCGCGCGGCGGCCTGA
- a CDS encoding nuclear transport factor 2 family protein: MAKVVDAIRALERDRFRAMVDGDGEALDTLLSDKVFFVHTNGKRETKQQFIDAIVAGRRRYRQIEIQSQDVLPVGDETCVVTGRALIEMETNNGGLVFPIAYTSVHTHQQGRWSLFAWQATRCATET; the protein is encoded by the coding sequence ATGGCGAAGGTGGTCGATGCGATCCGCGCGCTCGAGCGCGATCGGTTCCGGGCGATGGTGGACGGGGACGGCGAGGCGCTCGACACGCTTTTGTCGGACAAGGTGTTCTTCGTCCACACCAACGGCAAACGCGAAACCAAGCAGCAGTTCATCGACGCCATCGTCGCCGGCCGCCGCCGCTATCGCCAGATCGAAATCCAGTCGCAGGACGTGCTGCCCGTCGGCGATGAAACCTGCGTCGTCACCGGGCGCGCGTTGATCGAGATGGAAACGAACAACGGCGGCCTGGTCTTCCCGATTGCCTATACCTCCGTCCACACCCACCAACAGGGCCGCTGGAGCCTGTTCGCGTGGCAGGCGACGCGGTGCGCGACCGAGACATGA
- a CDS encoding acyloxyacyl hydrolase, producing the protein MNNKKNRRPRSRLALHAMLAASLLAGSGAACADRWGIQAGGGFSDRRGVDKADLGVVWDPGWNWWEIGGWHFAFVVEGHAAYWHTGGNVHGNIGEFGVTPMFRFIKSAGEIRPFIEAGGGVRLLTHPTISDHFSLGTAFQFAPTGGVGVQFGQRQQYQVGYRFEHVSNAGIKEPNPGINFHQFYLQYNF; encoded by the coding sequence ATGAACAATAAGAAGAATCGCCGGCCCCGCAGCCGGCTTGCGCTGCACGCGATGCTGGCGGCGTCCCTTCTGGCCGGATCGGGTGCGGCATGTGCGGATCGATGGGGGATTCAGGCGGGCGGTGGTTTTTCGGATCGCCGCGGGGTCGACAAGGCCGATCTCGGCGTGGTGTGGGATCCGGGCTGGAACTGGTGGGAAATCGGCGGCTGGCACTTTGCGTTCGTCGTGGAAGGGCACGCCGCCTACTGGCACACGGGCGGCAACGTCCACGGCAACATCGGCGAATTCGGCGTGACGCCGATGTTCCGCTTCATCAAGAGCGCCGGGGAGATCCGCCCGTTCATCGAGGCCGGCGGCGGCGTGAGGCTGCTGACGCACCCGACGATCTCGGATCACTTCTCGTTGGGCACCGCGTTCCAGTTCGCGCCGACGGGGGGCGTGGGCGTGCAGTTCGGCCAACGGCAACAGTATCAGGTCGGCTACCGTTTTGAACATGTGTCTAACGCGGGTATCAAAGAGCCGAATCCTGGTATAAATTTCCACCAGTTCTACTTGCAGTACAACTTCTGA
- the rpoH gene encoding RNA polymerase sigma factor RpoH produces MSNALTLPNTLSPTPAKAASAGSLALAAQSMLPGQLGNIDAYIQAVNRIPLLTPEEERQYATEFREGNNLDSARRLVLSHLRLVVSISRNYLGYGLPHGDLIQEGNIGLMKAVKRFDPAQNVRLVSYAIHWIKAEIHEYILRNWRTVKVATTKAQRKLFFNLRSHKKGLQAMTPEEIDGLAKELNVKREDVTEMETRLSGGDIALEGQVEDGEESYAPIAYLADSHNEPTAVLAARQRDTLQTDGIAQALGALDARSRRIIEARWLHVDDDGSGGSTLHDLAAEFGVSAERIRQIEASAMKKMRTALAEYA; encoded by the coding sequence GTGAGCAACGCCCTGACCCTCCCGAACACCCTGAGCCCGACGCCGGCCAAGGCCGCATCGGCAGGCTCGCTGGCGCTCGCAGCCCAATCGATGTTGCCGGGCCAGCTTGGCAACATCGACGCGTATATCCAGGCCGTCAATCGCATTCCGCTGCTGACGCCGGAAGAGGAACGCCAGTACGCGACCGAATTCCGCGAGGGCAACAACCTCGACTCGGCACGCCGCCTCGTGCTGTCGCACCTGCGGCTCGTCGTGTCGATCTCGCGCAACTATCTCGGCTACGGTCTCCCGCACGGCGACCTGATCCAGGAAGGCAACATCGGCCTGATGAAGGCCGTGAAGCGCTTCGATCCGGCCCAGAACGTGCGTCTCGTGTCGTACGCGATCCACTGGATCAAGGCCGAGATTCACGAGTACATCCTGCGCAACTGGCGCACGGTGAAGGTCGCGACGACGAAGGCGCAGCGCAAGCTGTTCTTCAACCTGCGCAGCCACAAGAAAGGCCTGCAGGCGATGACGCCCGAGGAAATCGACGGCCTCGCGAAGGAACTGAACGTCAAGCGCGAAGACGTGACCGAAATGGAAACGCGCCTGTCGGGCGGCGACATCGCGCTCGAAGGGCAGGTCGAGGACGGCGAGGAGTCGTACGCGCCGATCGCCTACCTGGCCGACTCGCACAACGAACCGACCGCCGTGCTGGCCGCGCGTCAGCGCGACACGCTGCAGACGGACGGCATCGCGCAGGCACTCGGCGCACTCGACGCGCGCAGCCGCCGCATCATCGAGGCGCGCTGGCTGCACGTCGACGACGACGGCTCGGGCGGCTCGACGCTGCACGATCTCGCCGCCGAGTTCGGTGTGTCGGCGGAACGCATCCGCCAGATCGAGGCGAGCGCGATGAAAAAGATGCGCACCGCCCTCGCCGAATACGCGTAA
- the cydP gene encoding cytochrome oxidase putative small subunit CydP gives MISINKEPAPPPARPAGTIGWRARIAAWARGPTLARDITLVLIVKLILLMSLKYAFFNHPQAEHMSLPPAAVAEKLLSVPAPASTEGDHHDK, from the coding sequence TTGATCTCGATCAATAAAGAGCCTGCGCCGCCGCCCGCGCGGCCGGCCGGCACGATCGGCTGGCGCGCGCGCATCGCCGCGTGGGCACGCGGACCGACCCTCGCCCGCGACATCACCCTGGTGCTGATCGTCAAGCTGATCCTCCTGATGTCGCTCAAATACGCATTCTTCAATCATCCGCAGGCCGAGCACATGTCGTTGCCGCCTGCCGCCGTCGCCGAGAAGCTGCTCTCGGTACCGGCGCCTGCATCTACCGAGGGAGACCACCATGATAAGTAG
- a CDS encoding cytochrome ubiquinol oxidase subunit I: MISSEVVDLSRLQFGITALYHFLFVPLTLGLSWLLVIMEAVYVMTGKQVYKDMTQFWGKLFGINFAMGVTTGITLEFQFGTNWSYYSHYVGDIFGVPLAVEGLMAFFLESTFVGLFFFGWNRLSKVKHLMVTFLVALGSNLSALWILVANGWMNNPVGAEFNYQTMRMEMTSLFDVLFNPVAQVKFVHTVSAGYVSAAMFVLGVSSWYLLKKRDVDFALRSFAVAAGFGLAATLCVIVLGDESGYTTGEVQKMKLAAIESEWETQPAPASFTLIGIPNQEEQRTDYAIKIPYALGLIATRSIDEPVIGLRELAKHSEEHIQSGMVAYGALQKIKQGDTSDATRALFDQHKQYLGYGLMLKQFTPNVVDATPEQIKAAAKKTIPPVAPVFFSFRIMVALGFLFVATFIAAFWFCARRELLQDNRRWFLRYAVWSIPLPWIAIEFGWIVAELGRQPWTIAGVLPTHLSASSLQPSDLYLSLAGFILFYTALFVIEIKLMFKYARLGPSSLHTGRYHHEIAAASERATA, translated from the coding sequence ATGATAAGTAGTGAAGTCGTCGATCTGTCACGTCTGCAGTTCGGCATCACGGCGCTCTACCACTTCCTGTTCGTGCCGCTGACGCTCGGCCTGTCCTGGCTGCTCGTCATCATGGAAGCGGTGTACGTGATGACCGGCAAACAGGTCTACAAGGACATGACCCAGTTCTGGGGCAAGCTGTTCGGGATCAACTTCGCGATGGGCGTGACGACCGGCATCACGCTCGAATTCCAGTTCGGCACGAACTGGTCGTACTACTCGCACTATGTCGGCGACATCTTCGGCGTACCGCTCGCGGTAGAAGGCCTGATGGCGTTCTTCCTCGAATCGACTTTCGTCGGCCTGTTCTTCTTCGGCTGGAACCGCCTGTCGAAGGTCAAGCACCTGATGGTCACGTTCCTCGTCGCGCTCGGCTCGAACCTGTCCGCGCTGTGGATCCTCGTCGCGAACGGCTGGATGAACAACCCGGTCGGCGCCGAGTTCAACTACCAGACGATGCGCATGGAGATGACGAGCCTGTTCGACGTGCTGTTCAACCCGGTCGCGCAGGTGAAGTTCGTGCACACGGTGTCGGCCGGCTATGTGTCGGCGGCGATGTTCGTGCTCGGCGTGTCGTCGTGGTACCTGCTGAAGAAGCGCGACGTCGACTTCGCGCTGCGCTCGTTCGCGGTCGCGGCCGGCTTCGGCCTCGCGGCAACGCTGTGCGTGATCGTGCTCGGTGACGAATCGGGCTATACGACCGGCGAAGTGCAGAAGATGAAGCTCGCCGCGATCGAATCCGAATGGGAAACGCAGCCGGCACCCGCATCGTTCACGCTGATCGGCATCCCGAACCAGGAAGAACAGCGCACCGACTATGCGATCAAGATCCCGTACGCGCTCGGCCTGATCGCGACGCGCTCGATCGACGAACCGGTGATCGGCCTGCGCGAGCTCGCGAAGCACAGCGAGGAGCACATCCAGAGCGGGATGGTCGCGTACGGCGCGCTGCAGAAGATCAAGCAGGGCGACACGAGCGACGCGACCCGCGCGCTGTTCGACCAGCACAAGCAGTATCTCGGCTACGGGCTGATGCTCAAGCAGTTCACGCCTAACGTGGTCGACGCGACGCCCGAGCAGATCAAGGCCGCCGCGAAGAAGACGATCCCGCCGGTCGCACCCGTGTTCTTCTCGTTCCGGATCATGGTGGCCCTCGGCTTCCTGTTCGTCGCGACGTTCATCGCCGCGTTCTGGTTCTGCGCGCGCCGCGAACTGCTGCAGGACAACCGCCGCTGGTTCCTCCGCTATGCGGTGTGGTCGATCCCGCTGCCGTGGATCGCGATCGAATTCGGCTGGATCGTCGCCGAGCTCGGCCGCCAGCCGTGGACGATCGCCGGCGTGCTGCCGACGCACCTGTCCGCGTCGAGCCTGCAGCCGAGCGACCTGTACCTGAGTCTCGCGGGCTTCATCCTGTTCTATACCGCGCTGTTCGTCATCGAGATCAAGCTGATGTTCAAGTACGCGCGCCTCGGCCCGTCGTCGTTGCATACCGGCCGCTATCACCACGAAATCGCGGCCGCCAGCGAGCGCGC